A single genomic interval of uncultured Pseudodesulfovibrio sp. harbors:
- the trmD gene encoding tRNA (guanosine(37)-N1)-methyltransferase TrmD, producing MNFHLVSIFPHYFDSPLSSGLMGKAVDNGLVNLDYVDVRHFAGGIHKSVDDRPFGGGPGMLLKLDPMVKALDSIESPGRIIMLSPRGKPLSQARVRELSQEEDITLISGRYEGIDERLLDLYPIELVSVGDFVLNGGEAGAVCLMEAVARLLPEFMGHTDSGEEESFSAGLLEYPHYTRPDDWDGHKVPEVLRGGDHGKIAQWRRECSLETTLEDRPDVLPEASLTVEDIDYLRTLSRTRLGRNLYIALVHYPVMNKFGEKVAVSVTNLDLHDMSRVARSYGLGGFYATTPIEDQKALAHKLLTHWKDGAGSAANPDRAEAFSKVKVFDDIESAVLDIEAQTGQCPRLAATSARLDRRKKAEPALTYKEVQSWLANSPVLLIFGTGHGLAEEVLSKTEGILRPVRYLDDYNHLSVRSAVAIIVDRLIADEY from the coding sequence ATGAATTTCCATCTCGTTTCCATATTTCCGCACTACTTTGATTCTCCGCTTTCGTCGGGTCTCATGGGCAAGGCCGTGGACAACGGGCTGGTCAATCTCGACTACGTGGACGTGCGCCATTTTGCCGGGGGCATTCACAAATCCGTGGACGACCGGCCATTCGGCGGCGGACCGGGCATGCTGCTCAAGCTCGACCCTATGGTCAAGGCGCTCGACTCCATCGAGTCTCCGGGCCGCATCATCATGCTCTCGCCGCGTGGTAAACCGCTCTCACAGGCCCGTGTGCGCGAGTTGTCGCAGGAAGAGGACATCACCCTTATCTCGGGCCGGTATGAGGGCATAGACGAGCGCCTGCTTGATCTCTATCCCATTGAACTGGTCAGCGTGGGGGATTTCGTACTCAACGGCGGTGAGGCCGGTGCCGTCTGTCTCATGGAGGCTGTGGCGCGTCTGCTGCCCGAATTCATGGGGCATACCGATTCCGGCGAAGAGGAAAGCTTCTCCGCAGGGCTGCTCGAATATCCGCACTACACCCGCCCGGACGACTGGGACGGACACAAGGTGCCGGAGGTGCTGCGCGGCGGCGACCACGGCAAGATAGCTCAGTGGCGGCGTGAATGCTCGCTGGAGACCACCCTTGAGGATCGCCCCGACGTTTTGCCGGAAGCGAGCCTCACGGTTGAAGACATAGATTATCTGCGGACCCTGTCGCGTACCCGGCTGGGCCGCAATCTGTATATCGCACTGGTTCATTATCCGGTGATGAACAAATTTGGGGAAAAAGTGGCTGTTTCCGTGACCAACCTCGACCTGCACGACATGTCGCGGGTGGCGCGGAGTTACGGTCTGGGGGGCTTTTATGCCACCACCCCGATAGAAGACCAGAAGGCGTTGGCTCATAAGCTGCTGACCCACTGGAAGGACGGCGCAGGCAGTGCCGCCAATCCGGATCGGGCCGAGGCGTTTTCCAAGGTCAAGGTTTTTGACGATATTGAGTCGGCAGTACTTGACATCGAGGCACAAACAGGGCAATGTCCCCGCCTCGCGGCCACGTCAGCACGGCTGGATCGTCGCAAGAAAGCAGAGCCTGCGCTCACCTATAAGGAAGTGCAAAGCTGGCTTGCCAACTCTCCGGTTTTATTGATTTTTGGAACTGGACACGGTTTGGCTGAAGAAGTCCTCTCCAAAACGGAGGGCATATTGCGCCCTGTCAGGTATTTGGATGACTACAACCATCTGTCGGTGCGAAGCGCGGTCGCAATCATTGTCGACCGGCTCATCGCGGATGAGTACTAA